In Cucurbita pepo subsp. pepo cultivar mu-cu-16 chromosome LG04, ASM280686v2, whole genome shotgun sequence, the following are encoded in one genomic region:
- the LOC111792886 gene encoding ribosome biogenesis protein BRX1 homolog 1-like, which produces MPKKRKHSETLPIVSVKKDEGAPERPKRTLTGWKDKEVAKETESGSDHAVFRNKEKVLVTCSRRINFRYRHLMLNVVSLLPHCKKDNKVESRSSKGATLNELVELKGCCSCLFFECRKHKDLYLWMSKCPSGPSVKFLVNAVHTMEELKLTGNHLKGSRPLLSFSSNFDKDVHWKLLKEIIIQIFGTPKEHRHSKPYHDHVFVFSIVDDHIWFRNYQISVPHNESDKVARGGLDKMTLIEVGPRFCLNPIKIFGGSFGGPTLYENPLYVSPNQIRALEKKQKAGKYSKKVKAKTRRKMHELSNPLEPDEFADMWKE; this is translated from the exons ATGCCGAAGAAGAGGAAGCACAGCGAGACTTTGCCGATAGTATCGGTTAAGAAGGATGAAGGCGCCCCCGAGAGACCCAAGCGGACGCTTACGGGTTGGAAAGACAAGGAAGTCGCCAAAGAGACTGAATCTGGTTCCGATCATGCCGTTTTCCGGAATAAAGAGAAGGTTCTTGTCACTTGCTCCCGCCGAATCAATTTTAG GTATCGACATCTGATGTTGAACGTGGTATCACTTTTGCCACATTGTAAGAAGGATAACAAGGTGGAGTCGAGGTCCAGTAAGGGTGCAACACTCAATGAGCTAGTTGAACTCAAGGGTTGTTGTTCCTGCCTTTTTTTTGAG TGCAGAAAACATAAAGATCTCTATTTATGGATGTCTAAGTGTCCTAGTGGGCCATCAGTGAAGTTTTTAGTTAATGCCG tgCACACAATGGAAGAATTAAAACTTACAGGGAACCATCTGAAAGGTTCTCGTCCTCTTTTGTCATTCTCGTCGAATTTTGATAAAGATGTCCACTGGAAACTTCTGAAGGAAATAATTATTCAG ATATTTGGGACTCCGAAGGAGCATCGACACTCTAAACCATACCATGATCATGTATTTGTTTTCTCCATTGTTGATGACCACATATGGTTCCGAAATTACCAG ATATCTGTTCCACATAATGAATCAGATAAAGTTGCCCGAGGAGGACTAGATAAAATGACACTCATCGAG gttGGTCCTCGATTCTGTTTAAATCCAATCAAGATATTTGGTGGAAGTTTTGGAGGCCCAACCCTATACGAGAACCCGCTTTACGTGTCACCAAACCAG ATTCGAGCATTGGAGAAAAAGCAGAAAGCCGGTAAATACTCAAAGAAAGTCAAAGCGAAAACGAGGAGGAAGATGCACGAGCTATCGAATCCATTGGAACCTGATGAGTTTGCTGATATGTGGAAGGAATAG